tttacctttacgggaaTAAAGGACACAACGGCTCTGGCCTTGTGGCAACTCTTGGGAACTTTAAAACAGAGGAGGAAACTGCGAACTCCCAGGCAAGGTTCAGCATCCCACCCACAAAGGATCCCTCCCCGGCTCCCCAGAAACCCATCAATTTTGCACATAGCGTGTGCATAGCCTTGGCAGAATTGGGAATTGTGGGCATGAAATTGCTGCACATTTCAATGCCCAGTCAAACATGAGCTCAAAGAAGGATGCAGTCTAACCACACTCCATTGCTTTGAATGGGATACGCTCCATCCCTTTGAATGTGACTATGTCggtgggagagatgggaagcagagtttacTCCATCACCTCTGCCGTAACAGTGTGGCTCCATCACATACCTCTTGCTcctgaactgtgccagctggtTATTATAAGAAAAGCTAGTTTGAGAATTAGTGCCTGGGTtttgtttccccctcttccctcccggTCCATTTTTCTgtgtgtcttttatttatttattgcaggcatccccaaacttcggccctccagatgttttggcctacaattcccatcatccctgaccactggtcctgttagctagggatcatgggagttgtaggccaaaacatctggagggccacagtttggggatgcctgatttattgtAAGCCTGTGgacagggactgtcttgttttaactGACTGTATGTGAGTCACTCTGGAAGCCTTTTTTGGGTTGTggagtggggtacaaatgctctaaataatgAGTACCCGCCATCCGCTGACTcagaaaaccatttgcacattaGTGTGCCAAAGGAAGTGTGCCCACTGTGTGTGCCAGGAGGGTCTCGATATATCATTTGTTTTGGACATACAGGTAAAGAACAGTTTGCAACACCAGTCCGGTGGGGGTGTCACTGTTGAGGTGGATTCCAATCCTGGTGAGGATCTGAAAAAGAGGCTGGATGATCTGAGACATGAATACGAACAGATCATTCAGGAAAACCGCAGAGAGGTGGAACAATGGTATGAGGCTAAGGTGAGTAACCCCGGGAGTGCAGTGAACAGGGTTGAAGGATGCTTCTCCGCAGCCTACCCCAgctctaaaagaaagaaagaatttaaaCTCGTTAGGGGTCTGACACAAGGAAAAGGTACTCAATTGCTTGCCTGTTTGTAGGTAGCTGTGTGGGGAGCAAACACTGGAATCTGTAGCACAGTCATAAATTGATTTAACAGTCATTCCCCAGCTTGCTGCCCTGAAAGTCTTGAGAAATCAAATTGTATGCAGGAGGCTAGCGATCGTTATCAGAAGATGTTCAGCGCCCTCACCgggctacagttcccaagttCTTTAGGAAATTGAATCAAATCGATGTAGCTTTATAATGAAAAACAATACCTTCCCAGTGCTTTCCCCAAGTGCCCTCACTTCAACCGTTGGAAACCCAGTGcaaaattaaactatggaacaggCTCCCACAGCAGGCAGGGATGGCAAAACAGCTtgagtggctttgaaagaggattagacaaagtcaCAGAGGACGAGGCTATCAGCAAGAGGAGAaggctactaaccctgatggctaGGTTCTACTTCCTCTGTTGGAGGTCATGTGACTCTGAATACTATTTGACTctgaaaccataggaggggacaGTGCCATTGTGCTCATGGcttacttgtgggcttcctatagggatctgtttggccactgtaggaaactGGAACCTGAATTAGATGGGCCTCTGTTCTGACCTGGCAGGCTTCTTATacaccttggatcccaaacgccttacaagttgaacattttggctcccaaacactgcaaatctggaagtgagtgttctggtttgcgaacgttctttggaacctgatcgtctgatgtggcttctgattggctgcaggagcttcctgcagccaatcggaataacaacaacaacaacaataatttattgtttataccctgcccatccggctgggtttccccagccactctgggcggcttccaacaagagattaaaatacaataattcatcgaatgttaaaaacttccctacgccttggtttccaaacgtttcggaagtcaaacggacttccgaaatggattacgttcgacttctgaggtaccactgcattaagATTTGAGACAAGTTTAGTAACATGTGTAGAAATATTATTGAAAAAATACTTCGTTACTGTTGTCACTGAAGTGTGAAAAACACAAATATTCCCATCTTTTAAATTAATGATATTTATTAAGTTTGGGCAGGGGGAAATAAACAAATTGTCCATTATTTCAAGTGTCTGCATAGGAACAACTATGAAAATCCATCAAAGTTGCCATTCCTCTGTTTTGCACAAAAACATTAtgctcatttccccccactttgaTTTGGAAtgtgtattcttcttcttctttggtgatcactcgtagccaagtaagattgtcttccataaacacgattttaaaaatgggtccgtaagtgactgtggaggccaattctggatccacacgtccttccacagtaaggacattggtttctaggcgggagctgatcacggtgtggatttgccaagcgtgccttcctcttagcacgtttctcccttgcgtcctgagttcacgtgtcttcaaagcccatgacacctttggtaaaggctgttctccaactggagcgcttgtaggccagtgttgcccagttgtcagtgtttatactacatttttaaagatttgccttgagacagtctttaaacctcttttgtttatgctacattttttttaagaatgtGTATACTTGTGGAAGGCCCAATTCATGGCCCTCTGTTTGTGTTTTCCAGATGGAGGAATCTCGTCAGCAAGAAAAGTCGAGCGACCAGGATTTTGGGACCGGTAACAAAGAAGTGATGGAGCTCAGTCAGCAATATCAAACCCTGGAAATTGAGCTGAAGTCACAGATCAGTTTAGTGAGTCACAGCTTCCAATTCTGCGCCATCATTCTGTAGAACTAGTCTCAGTTGCTTGAGGCAGTTGAGATCTTTTGGTGCAATGCAGCTTCACACCATACCAGAAAGAAGGCTATGCTAGACCTGACACCTAATGCGGAACAGGAGTGGGgacactttgcccccccccccaatgttgctgTTCTAaatcttccatcagccccagctattggccatgcctgctaggGCTGACGGAAGTTgttcagtaacatctgaagggccaaatggTCCCCACACCTGATATGCAGGAATGAATGAACAAAGCTGGGCCTACGTTTTGCCCCTGCTCTTGAAGGCTTTGTATTTGCTTTGCAGCTCCAGTCTCTGCAAAACAACCTGAACGACACAGAAGGGCGGTACAACATGCAGCTGCAGCAGATCGTGAGCCTCGTTGAGCCCCTGGAACATGAGCTGGCCAGTATTAAGCATGAGATCCAGAATCAAAGCCAGGAGTACCAGACACTCCTTGGCATCAAGACCCATCTGGAGGGGGAGATCAACCAGTACCGTCAACTGCTTGAGGAAGGGAAGCACCTTGCGTACGTAGAATTCACACAGGAATGAGTCAAATAATACGTCAGTTTATATATAAAGGATTGTGGGAGAAATGGCCCCTGGGAATCTCCTCCTGGAGAACATCTCTCCCAAAATCTTGCAACTGTTACGTATTACACCTCTTGAGCGCTTTTTGTCCTGCAAGGCTGggagccgctgggagagatcatcagggagtttgggctgggtgttcatcagtatgcggatgatacccagctctacctctctttcaaatcagaaccagtgaaggggtgaaggtcctgtgtgagtgtctggaggcggctggaggatggatggtggctaacagactgaggctgaatcctgacaatacagaagtactgtttttgggggacaggaggcaggcaggtgtgcttggtcctgaatggagtaactgtgcccctgaaggaccaggtgtgcagcctgggagtcattttggactcgcagctgtccatggaggcgcaggtcaattctgtgtccaggtcaGCTGTCTACCAGatccatttggtacgcaggctgagaccgtATCTGCTCATGGACTGTCCCACCAGAGTTatttctcgcttggactactgcaatgcgctctatgtggggctacctttgaaggtgacccggaaactacaacgaatccagaatgcggcagctagactggtgactgggagtggctgccgagaccacataacactggtcttgaaagacctacattggctcccagtatgtttccgagcacagttcaaagtgttgatgctgacctttaaagcactaaatggccttgatccagtatatctgaaggagcgtctccatccccatcattctgcccagacactgagggccttctggcggttccctcgctgcgagaagtcaagttacagggaaccaggcagagggccttctcggtagtgacacccaccctgtggaatgccctcccaccagatgtcaaagagaaaaacaactaccagacttttagagaacatctgaaggcagccctgtttagggaagcttttaatgtttaataaattattgtattttaatacttctgttggaagccgcccagagtggctggggaaacccagccagatgggcggggtataaataataaatttatattatttataatataTCAATATTATTGATTCACTTTCACAACAAACCTTTGAAACCGGATGATAGACTGAGGAACTGCAACTGACAATTGAAATTGTCAGTCCCTACTCTACAACTCTATTCACTGGACCAGACTGATTGGTACTCAGTGGTAAATCCAGCTAAAAATGGCATGCTCCAGTAGACATGCCCTTTACTGGTTCTGGGGCCAGGGGGAGGGTGGGCACTTCTCCTGCTTTATAATGTCTATCCAATCCCAGTTTTGACCCCAGGTCCATGCCAAATTTTGATCCAGTGAATCTTTAGTTGCTGGTAAGCTTGAACAATttttgctctgcttcttcctgaaaTCCTTTTGACCATCTAAATATACACTTCTTCCTCAAATAAGAGACTTTCCTGCACTTTTGTGCCTGGTGAGATAAATTACAGGCAGCCTTGGGATTCTGCTTTGTGGGGTAGACATTAAATTGTACGTTTTCTTGGTGTTATAGAAGGCGACTGTGCTAAATATTATTAACCTGTCAAATATTTTACTTATATACTTCCCATCCCTCACACCACAAATCTTCTGCATTCAACAGCATCCGTAATGAGGGATGTTGAGTAGAGGGAACTACCTTATAAATTAGAAGATTTGATTTCGATCCAGACTGTCCTACTTAGATCCCACCGAAATCAATGAAGCTTaagtttgttgctgttttgtttataGTTGTATATTTATTGTGTGAATTGTTTCCCCACTTTTGTGCActaccctgggatcttctgatgaAGCATAGTTATGTTAtgaataaaataagccatggctaACTTTTCACATTGATATCAAGGAGAGGCAAGTTGACCTACTTAGTCGCAGCCATCCCAGTGCGTTTAAATTTTTGCAAACACATATGCACTTGGGCAACCTGCTCAAAATATCACTGTACTCTTTATGATGTCACCCACATTATTTGATTCAGGCTGGGGCACAGTGATAGAGCAAAAAATGATATAAATACAAAAGAGTAGTTTCCGTCAAATCATGCAGCTGATATATCTCTTCCCCCATCTAAAATAGCACCTCTTTTTATTTGTTAAAGGGCTGATATAGGGCAAGGAGGAGGTGGATCATCTGGTGGAAGTTCAGGAGGAGGACGATCATCTGGTggaatgtcatatggaggaagttctagaggaggaggaagtatagGACAGCAATCACCTGGTGGAATTTCACAAGGAGGAAgttctagaggaggaggaggaagtggaggacAGCAATCACCTGGTGGAATTTCACAAGGAGGAAGttctagaggaggaggaagtggaggcCAGCAATCACCTGGTGGGATTTCTCAAGGAGGAAGttctagaggaggaggaagtggaggcCAGCAATCTCGTGGTGGAATTTCACAAGGAGGAAGttctagaggaggaggaagtggaggcCAGCAATCTCCTGGTGGAATTTCACAAGGAGGAAGttctagaggaggaggaagtggaggcCAGCAATCACCTGGTGGAATTTCTCAAGGAGGAAGttctagaggaggaggaagtggaggcCAGCAATCTCGTGGTGGAATTTCACAAGGAGGAAGttctagaggaggaggaagtggaggaggaCAATCACCCGGTGGAATTTCTCAAGGAGGAAGTTCTCGAGGCggaagtggaggaggagaaagcagtggagGAGTACAATCACCAGGTGGAATTTCACAAGGAGGAAgttctggaggaagaggagaaggaagtggTGGCCATTATCAATCTTCTCCCTCATCTGAAAGCAGGCCTTCATTATGTCACAGCCATTCATCCACCCAATCCCAGTCTGGCTCTTACGAAGGGCAAGGTAAGAAGAACAATGCcatgtttattatttgtttgtttgtttgtttgttcgtttgtttataaaaaaatatttttttaaaaaaaatgatcaaagcagttttcaatagtaacaatacataataaaaaaacaattaaaaaacttaAAACCAGACACCATCAACTAAAAATCTCATGCCTGCATAATCTTTGCAGAAAGAAAAGTTTTTGTTTAAAGGTGTTTAAAGGTTCTGAACTTCCTGTAACCAGCCTTTCTTGCCTTGGAAACATTGATTTAACCTTTCTCAATCTATGCATTTCTGTAACAGGATGTATAcatctgtgtgtatatataattttcattCCATCTTTCCACCAACATTTTATGCTAATTTACCATCAATTAGCCCTTgtctatacagttgtaccttggaagtcgaatggaatccattccagaagtctgtttgacttccaaaacattctgaaaccatagagcagcttctgattggctgcaggaagctcctgcagccaattggaagccacggaagccctgtcggacttTCAGGTTctaaagaacattcgcaaaccagaacattcacttctaggtttgctgcatttgggagccaaaacattcaacttgcaaggcattcgggagccaatgtACAACTGTaactgcaggagaagagggagattcAGAATGTGACTATGAGAGGGGTAAAAGGGTTGAATCTCCCCCGGATGCTACTGTTCTGATCCAGCTTTGGAGAAGTgctgattatttttaaaagagaaaaccaGCTACACAGGACCAAACTATGTGGTAAATGTAGCCATGAGtctgttagaatattggggtgtaaagcCCAACATTCTTcctcttgccactggcttcggtaaagaagacagcaaacaatgaTCTTATGTTTGGGTCTAGATTATATATGTGTTTAAGGCTACAGCGTTGTGTTTAAATGAATGGTCCTTAATTCTCAGCAAATTAGAGCATTACTGTATTGATTTTAGGATCGTGTTATATTGTCTCCATTTTCATTATCTGATATGTTTGGCACTGTGAGTTTTATGCAGATGATGCACAAACACATCTCTGGAATAAAACAATTGCAAACAATTTGGTTAATAGTAGGCAGCCGAGATTTGCAGATCCGGAATATGGGAACCCTGTCCATTtgagcaaggggtgggggcaggaataGGACTTAAAATGTGTCCTGATCTCCCATTCTTTGTTTTCTAGAGTTGCTTGAGTGGGCAGTAGCGTCTTAAGCTTGTctcgcgccctggtgcagggatccctagggtgcccccaccccctgggggtcccccccaccctcccacacgcACGCCTGCCACCTCGCCCACACTTTCGTCAGCGGCTGCCTTTGCCAGGGAAAAGCAGCACCAAAGCCTCCTGGGGAGCACAGTGCGCCTTCCCGCTAGGCCCCGACCACAGTGCCTTGTCCTCTGCTGCCACCACGTCCCGCAACAGGCCCGCCGTACTCACTGCCTCCCCCTCGCCGGGAGGCCTCACTGCTGTGCCTCAGCTGAGCCATCGCCGCGTGGAGAGACACAGAGCCGGGAAGGGGAGAGTGCGGCCTCCAGAAAGGCTTCACCACCAGCgcagggaaaaggagaaggaggcgctgCGCGGTGCAgtgcagcgcggcgcggcggcaggACCAGCATAGGGCTCAGTGGATGGTTGCACCCCGCCAGCACCCCCCagagcctggcgccctggtgcagcgcgccactaggccctatggcaaAGACGCCTCTGTGAGTGGGTCAGAATGTTAGAAAGAGGAGTAACAATGGAAGAAGTGGGGGAAGCCAGAAAGGCCAGAAAGTCTGCTAAGGTTTCTGGCTATGCATGGTTTTCCAACTCCATCTGGGTCTTGTTCCTGACTGGTTCATTGGTGAGCACTGAGCCTTTAAAATGCAGAAACATGTTCCTCTCTCTTTCAACAGGCTATTCACCGAAGTACTAAGGCACGACGACATCTCCCTCTTCCCAATAAAAGAACGGATTGAAGCAAGAGCAAAGAGCAAGAAACGATTCTTCTTCCATTTGACCGATACTGCTGATAGCATGAAGTCAGTGGGGCCGGTCCCAAATGCATGCCCCCCTCCCTGcagcccttggggtcccttccaaaactATGATTCTAAACATTTTCCAGATGTGCTTAGTTGCTGCAGCCTTGTTGGATAACATCTTTAGACTGAGCTGCAAAGCAAGAAAAGGGACGTTCTATGTGTTAAATTGGCATATACTGTACAAGGCTATGTCCAAATATTGTCCAAAATAGCGCTGCAACGGAAGCCAATATGCATAACAAAATGTGTGCTATAACATACCTGAAATGAAATGGCACACACCTTCGGAATTCAGCAGAGTCTTTGAATTTGAATCTTCTTACATTTCAAAAATTTATTATACTTTTGAAATTTCacttaaaaggaaaaagaaactaaACCCTTAGGCGTTTTAAAGTAATATTGTTAAGTAGATTAACTTGCCCCAACCTATATCTGCCATCAAAGCATATGTGATCAAGAAAGTTCAGAAAATTTAGGTGGATAAACATTTGGATTTTCATAAACAAATTGGAGTCCCACATCGTCTAACCTCTCTCCTGTAGGTGGCAAGGAGATAAAGGGTGTGTGCAGATGGATTCCCTCCCTGCCTTTGATGTATACCTGCTTTTCCCATTCTCTGCAATCTTCTCTGTGCTTGCACCTCTAATAAAAGTTTACTCCTGCATAAAGCAATTGGGAATCTGGGTTTCCAAAGTGATTCTGTTTCACAAATGTTGCATCCGGCTGCCTGGCTGTTTTGTAACCATGAGGTACAGAGTTGGGAAGGCAGCAGAACGTTAGTTCTAAAAAGTTTCAGAAGCGTGCTCCTTCTTGAAATCTCGCAGCATTTGGGAATGGAGGCGTTGCCACCAAGCTGatcacccacacacccacacacacacacccttttgacTAACAGCCTAGGCACACAGGGGTAGAATAATGGTTTCAGATCTTTGGTTCCTGGGCAAccagaagctgggatagctcaggccCTGACACTATCAGTGGTGCAGAAACCTATCAGGTGAATAAACCCGTAGGAATGTCTACAGAACTGGCAGGGCATGCCAGAAAGAGAGAGCTTGAGAGTGGGTGGGGGAGTGGCAGAGAGTGAGAAGGAGTGACTCCTCCCACTTTgggctctggccccacccatcactAGCTATAGCcccacccagggccggatttaggtttgatgaggccctaagccaggcatccccaaactttggccctccagatgttttggactacaattcccatcttccccgaccagtggttctgttagctaaggatcatgggagttgtaggccaaaacatctggagggccgcagtttgggggtgcctgccctaagctactgaaggtaatggggccctttatatgtccagctgtcctttgtcaacaacaaattgccgctgttttttgtgttgtatctatgctatatggtaatttatggacctaacaggtatctaaagccatttgcgcatgttgccatgcaaccagtccatgcagaaggtAGGCACCCTatttatagaaatgagcaaaccagtgatattttagggagcaggctagcaggtggagcccattacttacatcataggagcccac
The window above is part of the Zootoca vivipara chromosome 13, rZooViv1.1, whole genome shotgun sequence genome. Proteins encoded here:
- the LOC118095791 gene encoding keratin, type I cytoskeletal 10: MPGGFGGGLGGGHSYGGGGSFGGGSFGGGSGGFGFGGGDDAGFLSNNEKSTMQNLNDRLASYLDQVRNLEAENNQLEHLIKEWHQKHGQSGTPKDYSSYYDEIDKLSHELVDVMAESNKMLLDIDNTKMAANDFKMKYETEAGLRQTVEADLQGLRPLLDKLTLEKSDLEMEYESLREELSHLKKNHSEVKNSLQHQSGGGVTVEVDSNPGEDLKKRLDDLRHEYEQIIQENRREVEQWYEAKMEESRQQEKSSDQDFGTGNKEVMELSQQYQTLEIELKSQISLLQSLQNNLNDTEGRYNMQLQQIVSLVEPLEHELASIKHEIQNQSQEYQTLLGIKTHLEGEINQYRQLLEEGKHLAADIGQGGGGSSGGSSGGGRSSGGMSYGGSSRGGGSIGQQSPGGISQGGSSRGGGGSGGQQSPGGISQGGSSRGGGSGGQQSPGGISQGGSSRGGGSGGQQSRGGISQGGSSRGGGSGGQQSPGGISQGGSSRGGGSGGQQSPGGISQGGSSRGGGSGGQQSRGGISQGGSSRGGGSGGGQSPGGISQGGSSRGGSGGGESSGGVQSPGGISQGGSSGGRGEGSGGHYQSSPSSESRPSLCHSHSSTQSQSGSYEGQGYSPKY